A genomic segment from Conger conger chromosome 2, fConCon1.1, whole genome shotgun sequence encodes:
- the LOC133118138 gene encoding CCN family member 1-like has product MEKYFYFMTLAMATFSLVGGSCPAVCECPAAPLGCPPGVSAVADGCGCCKVCAAQLNQDCHSLKPCDHHKGLECNYGNDVARTWGVCRARLEGRTCEYSGRIYQNGESFRAGCKHQCTCIDGAVGCAPLCPSQLPLASPSCPAPRLLKVPGQCCLSVDCGKGAPALPPTHPNLQPYPYPYPNPYPYPHPYKPDKSLDNELVEMGKKRSKQDGYKHMAAWMQVGGECIIQTTSWSQCSRSCGMGVSSRVTNHNGQCRLVRETRLCTIRPCGSAPAPLKTGKKCSRTRKAPEPLRLSYAGCRSSRQYQPNYCGVCVDGRCCAPRRSRTVSVPFLCPDGERFNKAVMFVQSCKCSDDCGHLNEVALPPQHWLHGDTHKFID; this is encoded by the exons ATGGAgaaatatttctattttatgaCTTTAGCAATGGCTACCTTCTCTTTG GTTGGAGGCAGCTGTCCGGCTGTGTGCGAGTGCCCGGCGGCTCCCCTCGGCTGCCCGCCGGGCGTGAGCGCAGTGGCGGACGGCTGCGGCTGCTGTAAGGTGTGCGCCGCCCAGCTGAACCAGGACTGCCACTCCCTAAAGCCCTGCGACCACCACAAGGGTCTGGAGTGCAACTACGGCAACGACGTGGCACGCACCTGGGGCGTTTGCCGGG cgAGGCTGGAGGGCCGGACCTGTGAGTACAGCGGGAGGATCTACCAGAACGGCGAGAGCTTCCGTGCCGGCTGTAAGCACCAGTGCACCTGCATCGACGGGGCCGTGGGCTGCGCCCCCCTCTGCCCCAGCCAGCTGCCCCTGGCCTCGccctcctgccccgccccgcgcCTGCTCAAAGTGCCCGGGCAGTGCTGCCTCAGCGTGGACTGTGGCAAGGGGGCCCCGGCCCTGCCTCCCACTCACCCGAACCTGCAGCcgtacccctacccctaccccaacCCCTACCCTTACCCACACCCCTACAAACCTGACAAGAGCCTGGACAACGAGCTGGTGGAGATGGGGAAGAAACGGAGCAAGCAGGATGGATACAAGCACATGGCCG CGTGGATGCAGGTGGGAGGCGAGTGCATCATCCAGACCACCAGCTGGTCCCAGTGCTCCCGCAGCTGTGGGATGGGCGTGTCCTCCCGCGTCACCAACCACAACGGCCAGTGCAGGCTGGTGAGGGAGACGCGGCTGTGCACCATCCGCCCCTGCGGCTCCGCCCCTGCGCCTCTCAAG ACGGGGAAGAAGTGCTCCCGCACGCGGAAGGCGCCGGAGCCCCTGCGCCTGTCCTACGCCGGTTGCCGTAGCAGCCGCCAGTACCAGCCCAACTactgcggggtgtgtgtggacGGGCGCTGCTGCGCCCCGCGCCGCTCCCGCACCGTCTCCGTGCCCTTCCTGTGCCCCGACGGCGAGCGCTTCAACAAGGCCGTCATGTTCGTGCAGTCCTGCAAGTGCAGCGACGACTGCGGCCATCTCAACGAGGTGGCCCTCCCCCCCCAGCACTGGCTCCACGGCGACACGCACAAGTTCATCGACTAG
- the LOC133118128 gene encoding ATP-dependent RNA helicase DDX39A-like, producing the protein MAENDVENELLDYEEEEEPQAAPESVVPAGKKEVKGSYVSIHSSGFRDFLLKPELLRAIVDCGFEHPSEVQHECIPQAILGMDILCQAKSGMGKTAVFVLATLQQIEPVDGQVSVLVMCHTRELAFQISKEYERFSKYMPTVKAAVFFGGMSIKKDEEVLKKNCPHIVVGTPGRILALSRNKTLNLKNVKHFVLDECDKMLEQLDMRRDVQDIFRLTPHEKQCMMFSATLSKEIRPVCRKFMQDPMEVFVDDETKLTLHGLQQYYCKLKDSEKNRKLFDLLDVLEFNQVVIFVKSVQRCVALSQLLVEQNFPAIAIHRGMAQEERLSRYQQFKDFQRRILVATNLFGRGMDIERVNIVFNYDMPEDSDTYLHRVARAGRFGTKGLAVTFVSDETDAKTLNDVQDRFEVNVAELPEEIDISTYIEQSR; encoded by the exons ATGGCTGAAAATGATGTTGAGAATGAGCTGCTCGACtacgaggaggaggaagagccacAGGCAGCCCCGGAGAGCGTAGTCCCCGCAGGGAAGAAGGAGGTGAAGGGCTCCTACGTCTCCATCCACAGCTCTGGCTTCAGAGACTTTCTGCTCAAACCGGAGCTACTCCGTGCCATTGTGGACTGTGGCTTTGAGCATCCGTCAGAGG TCCAGCACGAGTGCATTCCACAGGCCATACTGGGTATGGACATCCTCTGCCAGGCCAAGTCCGGTATGGGGAAGACGGCAGTGTTTGTTCTGGCTACCCTACAGCAGATTGAGCCGGTGGAtggacag GTTTCCGTGCTGGTGATGTGCCACACACGTGAGCTGGCCTTCCAGATCAGCAAGGAGTACGAGCGCTTCTCCAAGTACATGCCCACGGTGAAGGCTGCCGTCTTCTTCGGTGGCATGTCCATCAAGAAGGACGAGGAGGTCCTGAAGAAGAACTGCCCCCACATCGTGGTGGGCACGCCCGGCCGCATCCTGGCCCTCAGCCGCAACAAGACCCTCAACCTGAAGAACGTCAAGCACTTCGTCCTGGACGAGTGCGACAAGATGCTGGAGCAGCTGG ATATGAGGCGTGACGTACAGGACATCTTCCGGCTGACGCCCCACGAGAAGCAGTGCATGATGTTCAGCGCCACGCTCAGCAAGGAGATCAGACCCGTCTGCCGCAAGTTCATGCAGGAC CCCATGGAGGTGTTCGTGGACGACGAGACCAAGCTGACCCTCCACGGGCTGCAGCAGTACTACTGCAAACTGAAGGACAGCGAGAAGAACCGCAAGCTCTTCGACCTGCTCGACGTCCTGGAGTTCAACCAG GTGGTGATCTTTGTGAAGTCGGTGCAGCGCTGTGTGGCACTCTCCCAGCTGCTAGTGGAGCAGAACTTCCCTGCCATCGCCATCCACAGGGGCATGGCCCAGGAGGAGAG gctCTCTCGGTACCAGCAGTTCAAAGACTTCCAGCGGCGGATCCTTGTGGCTACCAACTTGTTTGGTCGAGGGATGGACATCGAGAGGGTCAACATCGTCTTCAACTACGACATGCCCGAGGACTCCGACACTTACCTTCACAGG GTTGCTCGTGCCGGCAGGTTCGGGACGAAGGGCCTGGCCGTGACCTTCGTGTCAGACGAGACCGACGCCAAGACCCTGAACGACGTGCAGGATCGCTTCGAGGTCAACGTGGCTGAGCTGCCAGAAGAGATCGACATCTCCACTTACA TTGAACAGTCCAGATGA